The following are encoded in a window of Plasmodium vivax chromosome 10, whole genome shotgun sequence genomic DNA:
- a CDS encoding hypothetical protein, conserved (encoded by transcript PVX_080520A), whose amino-acid sequence MYLFQKAKDSLVNSLQYDKGSPLMRLTSVCKGILRATFLVSFALLLLTVSTLYFERTLFANRDLLQTLAGASLLLCLLSLTILRRKSGAYIYAKVEMYPFSFKDLIDVSLATGTVTISVLDIFLCYLCLIVAFFTFLTALFSLYVCLDSPHMKDNENISLFSMQFTSVSYIGLYAITQFCTFKSMPYHPVEYLGYIVKNIMEDIFCVVKKAWKFIC is encoded by the exons ATGTATTTGTTTCAGAAGGCCAAAGACTCCCTTGTGAACTCGCTGCAATACGATAAGGGTTCCCCCCTTATGCGGCTGACCAGCGTCTGCAAGGGGATCCTGCGGGCCACGTTCCTTGTCTCCTTCGCGCTGCTCTTGCTAACTGTGTCCACCCTGTACTTCGAGCGGACCCTTTTTGCCAACAGAG ACCTGCTGCAGACCCTCGCAGGGGCATCGCTCCTCCTCTGCCTGCTCTCCCTAACCATCCTGCGAAGAAAAAGTGGAGCCTACATTTATGCCAAAGTGGAGATGTaccctttttcctttaagGACTTGATTGACGTGTCACTGGCGACGGGCACGGTCACCATCTCGGTGCTGGACATCTTCCTG TGCTACCTCTGCCTTATCGTGGCGTTCTTCACCTTTCTAACGG cgttgttttccctttatGTGTGCCTAGACAGCCCGCACATGAAGGACAACGAGAATATAAGCCTTTTCA GCATGCAATTCACGTCCGTCTCGTACATCGGGCTGTACGCGATAACGCAGTTTTGCACATTCAAGTCTATGCCCTACCACCCAGTGGAATATTT GGGATATATAGTTAAAAACATCATGGAGGACATCTTCTGCGTTGTGAAAAAGGCGTGGAAGTTTATATGCTAA
- a CDS encoding asparagine-tRNA ligase, putative (encoded by transcript PVX_080525A; Apicoplast targeted protein. Curated by Stuart Ralph, Walter and Eliza Hall Institute of Medical Research, Australia.) produces the protein MKLARGALLLWRMHLMAYLQRSILCYRHTGNGNLKLSQGAPRRERLAYVSSSGGPNHIECFSNSCPLRRRLKKKTTSRLSSLCGGDASPSVGFLRVRDQTRRGLSSHGKKKKIYIYRLSGGESRTSVLYLTRPNGGDQEKHPTESDHPGDAPQPRRLVKHNLLHLAQVGDFSFFYGTSSGQKSYSTYEQIVHYIEDGRGEFSSCSNPSREGTHSGGSTRRTFIDQKYTCIRGRVEQKVKQSKRIFLRLRQDGGMYLTCVYEKEGGNPQGEDSLYSYIKKIRNESVVDVVGRVKVHGDLVRCRVPSVESMLNEKCIEVVVASVRRVSEAFADVPLLVSEGVSGVRGGGGGDGIGVRGVRSIGADTLVGDKLADVDSTGGDTLVRCDSIGGGDTPRPAKPNSSEAILKLQHPSLHHRHPVNHLVFQMKSRVAHRLRQMLQRDGHTEVFTPKLVHLGGGSPSKAAATTPAAHTTPAAHTTPAAHTTPAAHTTPAAHTTPAAYTTPAAHTTPAAYTTPAAHTTPAAYTTPAAYTTPAAHTDGEPPSCQLNGSEGGSGCYKIEGEKLILAQSPQFYKQMLINADFERVYEMNYSYRNERFHTSRHLNEFLSLDIERVIYNNYYEIVMPMYRLLRRLNEYLLETSAEELRLISSSFGGLPFEPSKFPDAPFVLSFCEARDILDRHCSTSVRGTAYYSPSDVEDGGRKKAHSVGNPPKGGGNTLTDEEKDQLRSRLSFEAPPSDQLHNVYFNRKVESMYRVHQGGGGIGGETSPGQGNPHDESVYAFLNGFDRDELYKRVLLLLSSLYDGENAANGEDAANGEDAANGEDAANGADAANGADAANGASGGQVECKHSVLTLLRENPQEGNTVRVTESAQSRALKERYLHSPDFTNEELQRLHHFLKKHFDVDLFVIDQYPWHLRPYYTAHNLYDIRFTNSFDFFYKGIEIISGSQRINHLPLLLFKVVNTCGPDENPQRKPSSCALPIREKSNFSISDYLKKGEELIDGDSTLGKYINSFRFASKPHGGLALGFERYLLAALNLGNVKRAVFCD, from the coding sequence ATGAAACTTGCCAGGGGCGCGCTCCTCCTGTGGCGCATGCACCTGATGGCGTACCTGCAGAGGTCCATCCTCTGCTACAGGCACACAGGAAACGGCAACTTAAAGTTAAGTCAGGGGGCCCCGAGGAGGGAACGCTTGGCCTATGTTAGCAGTTCGGGGGGGCCTAATCACATCGAGTGTTTTAGTAACAGCTGCCCTCTCCGAAGAaggttaaagaaaaaaacgacgaGTCGGTTGAGTAGCCTTTGCGGAGGTGACGCTTCGCCTTCAGTGGGCTTCCTTCGAGTGAGAGATCAGACCAGGAGAGGACTCTCCTCCcatgggaagaagaaaaaaatatatatatatcgcCTTTCCGGGGGGGAGAGCCGCACTTCTGTGCTTTACCTTACCAGGCCGAACGGGGGTGACCAGGAGAAGCACCCTACTGAGAGTGATCACCCTGGAGATGCCCCCCAACCACGCCGCTTAGTTAAACATAACCTGCTGCACCTCGCGCAAGTGGGcgacttctcctttttctacGGCACTTCAAGTGGCCAAAAAAGCTACTCGACGTATGAACAGATCGTCCACTACATTGAGGATGGCAGAGGGGAATTCTCCTCGTGTAGTAACCCCTCCAGGGAAGGTACCCACTCAGGGGGAAGCACAAGGAGGACCTTCATCGACCAGAAGTACACATGCATTAGAGGGAGGGTAGAACAGAAGGTGAAGCAGTCGAAGAGGATTTTCCTTCGCCTCAGACAAGACGGGGGAATGTACCTCACCTGTGTGTATGAAAAGGAAGGAGGCAACCCTCAAGGGGAGGATTCTTTATATagctatataaaaaagataagGAACGAAAGTGTGGTTGACGTTGTTGGGCGTGTGAAGGTACATGGCGATTTGGTCAGATGTAGGGTTCCCTCTGTGGAAAGCATGTTGAATGAGAAGTGCATAGAGGTAGTCGTGGCGAGCGTCCGGCGCGTCTCAGAGGCGTTCGCGGACGTGCCCCTGCTGGTGAGCGagggggttagcggcgttcGCGGGGGTGGCGGCGGAGACGGCATTGGTGTTCGCGGTGTTCGCAGCATTGGTGCTGATACGCTCGTTGGTGATAAGCTCGCTGATGTTGACAGCACTGGTGGTGATACGCTCGTTCGCTGTGACAGCATTGGCGGTGGTGATACCCCCCGACCGGCGAAGCCCAACTCCAGCGAAGCCATCCTGAAGCTGCAGCACCCCAGCCTCCACCACAGGCACCCCGTGAACCACCTCGTGTTTCAAATGAAGAGCCGAGTTGCGCACCGGCTGAGGCAGATGCTGCAGCGGGACGGGCACACGGAGGTGTTCACGCCCAAGTTGGTTCAcctcgggggggggagtcCCAGTAAAGCGGCAGCCACCACTCCCGCCGCGCATACCACTCCCGCCGCGCATACCACTCCCGCCGCGCATACCACTCCCGCCGCGCATACCACTCCCGCCGCGCATACCACTCCCGCCGCGTACACCACTCCCGCCGCGCATACCACTCCCGCCGCGTACACCACTCCCGCCGCGCATACCACTCCCGCCGCGTACACCACTCCCGCCGCGTACACCACTCCCGCCGCACACACCGATGGAGAACCCCCGAGCTGCCAACTGAACGGGTCGGAGGGAGGCTCCGGGTGCTACAAAatcgagggggaaaaactgaTACTTGCCCAGAGCCCCCAATTCTACAAGCAGATGCTAATCAACGCAGATTTCGAGCGAGTCTACGAGATGAACTACTCCTATAGAAACGAAAGGTTCCACACGTCAAGGCACCTCAACGAGTTCCTGTCCCTAGACATAGAGAGAGTCatttacaataattattacgaaaTAGTTATGCCCATGTATCGTCTGTTGCGGCGGCTAAATGAGTACCTGTTGGAGACCTCTGCGGAGGAGTTGCGCCTGATTAGCTCTTCCTTTGGAGGTCTCCCCTTTGAGCCCAGCAAATTTCCAGACGCTCCTTTTGTTCTCTCCTTCTGCGAGGCAAGGGATATACTAGACAGGCACTGCTCAACTTCGGTGAGGGGTACTGCTTATTACTCCCCATCTGACGTAGAAgacggggggaggaagaaggcaCACTCAGTAGGTAACcctcccaagggggggggaaacaccCTCACGGATGAGGAAAAGGACCAATTGAGGAGCAGACTATCATTTGAGGCCCCCCCCAGTGATCAACTTCACAACGTGTATTTCAATCGGAAGGTCGAGAGCATGTACCGGGTGCaccaggggggaggcggcatCGGTGGGGAAACATCCCCGGGGCAAGGAAACCCGCACGACGAGAGCGTCTACGCCTTCCTAAACGGGTTCGACCGAGACGAGCTCTACAAGAGGGTACTCCTCTTGCTTAGCAGCCTCTACGATGGGGAGAACGCGGCAAACGGGGAAGACGCGGCGAACGGGGAAGACGCGGCAAACGGGGAAGACGCGGCAAACGGGGCGGATGCGGCAAACGGGGCGGATGCGGCAAACGGGGCGAGCGGCGGGCAGGTCGAATGCAAACACTCCGTGTTGACGCTACTGCGCGAGAACCCCCAGGAAGGAAACACCGTGAGAGTAACCGAGTCGGCGCAAAGCAGAGCCTTAAAGGAAAGGTACCTGCACTCTCCAGATTTCACCAACGAAGAACTGCAGAGGCTACACCACTTtctaaaaaaacattttgacGTGGACCTATTTGTGATAGATCAGTACCCATGGCACCTCAGACCATACTACACAGCTCACAACCTATATGACATTCGGTTTACCAACAGCTTTGATTTCTTTTACAAGGGAATTGAAATCATTTCTGGCAGTCAGCGAATAAACCACTTGCCCCTTCTTCTCTTTAAAGTGGTCAACACCTGTGGGCCGGATGAAAATCCCCAGAGGAAACCCTCCTCCTGTGCATTACCCATCAGGGAAAAGAGCAACTTCTCCATTTCGGACTacctcaaaaaaggggaggagctAATAGACGGAGACTCTACTTTGGGAAAGTACATCAATTCGTTTCGCTTTGCTTCGAAGCCCCATGGGGGGCTGGCCCTCGGCTTCGAGCGCTACCTGCTGGCTGCGCTCAACCTGGGGAACGTCAAGCGGGCAGTGTTTTGCGACTGA
- a CDS encoding hypothetical protein, conserved (encoded by transcript PVX_080510A), whose amino-acid sequence MEGVSHPPWEASFWKSFFIKKRHPQNGQSQSDSSVEMKPPATLHLKSIHINNYTIDGELPLDAFHCAHLGKDVVIQKGNETYMGNFKGRNVDGFGKIISPQFVYVGHIRNGEKWGHGKGTFLFGPSAGVAQSSVVTYKGEWKGNKRNGYGVLSVKQHVNCPRVKTYEGWWRQNERHFYGVQRYANAVYCGFWAGNRRSGFGRMCWFAKGVSGKGERGKGERGKGERGKGERGKGERGKTNEPRKGITSGRASPQKGNTPKKVIQNVYVGEWQNDEMHGYGTYFWLVRHADRKKTPFQNEGYDKYEGYWRKGERHGFGVFHHRGGDTYLGSWKDNKKHGGGYLLKTNGTLCKCSYLHGEVTSQVELNQTYIMNHLYTNSICTVVNLGPLLQEDPNLTNGDIKQFYKIVYDHFDLLIKAYELYRRKGGSNKRSITQEVTTPPLGSFTLKNLWHMFYDANIIHSSFPLSSLNRLAKDDMSVGENDHLANLLFCENHHWVEEDTLLDEEDMVKSFFQSSRFPTGVHSRKGANRGSRNPNGNKATLCEGTRSAAISSHVGGQTCGAAHPVSTPPYEAHHTTKHPCLPHETHNPMAHILLNKDLFLVRCFAKFYKNQWKKQRCYHMKRAKLLLKKISLFLLINKSKHNNGYLFYVLFCLFHSAFPLWYASARMSGAWLVGRAGGEKGKGNSGIHRYGDTCGDASRSDHLNKYLALLNLSRYNIHDERRKISFNSFVYTLARVSLHLRDVRGEHQTRVMVSLLNALKGCVREGGGQKRHPKRGTIKGGLKKGRKKRSRGNQVGWKRPPNKCEKKGGVEKGAENGRKASAEKCENDVCPKKCTHSARRHGLGPGRAGEARQRGGNFHEKKNNKKVKKVKKVKKTANAGNAANTANVETRGEAPPSCAVCCHRGAPPTKPKGKKKKNGSPQSGKEGLTALVNILDNFVYYFIFYFLLFNSTEKRFSLLSAKLNVSLRLGDVLKFLLQLKLTRKDETTGGEARSINLGPHHHYDDYRPVGRGRTNIKAKKWKPLHILNSANEREEKEGTTLPMRQTNNNHSTEEGHTKSPAKRNSYIAHTASHLQRMRKKKKKKKKKKFHLNRSGKNDSRKKKVLKKFSRMFCLSFVQVLAIFSKTLNTPNLHLTNESTLQLCLSRRNEREKIDKHRLQNNAVRYIVLLNEEKKKILNRFATCTKRKSCSEEVLPNREKGETGGERPCPVHTKGYKNKLVNELNEQVKQLEVENFEQVAKDPPPPCVQLEKEKKRNKRGGRKDEKKGPKGIHSDVEQFPQVMSHEGGHAHVRIKRKSQVRVALHRLRKRFAHARKNYMNVLDYYNMCVTPYELGLFFLRFVRVVRRKRGINSSYGDALFFFVFHVLLRRAFRLARRARAHP is encoded by the coding sequence ATGGAGGGAGTCAGCCACCCCCCCTGGGAGGCTTCCTTCTGGAAAAGCTTCTTCatcaaaaaaaggcaccccCAAAATGGGCAGAGCCAAAGTGACTCCTCCGTGGAAATGAAACCTCCTGCTACTCTACATCTGAAGAGTATACACATTAACAACTACACCATCGATGGAGAGCTCCCCCTGGACGCGTTCCACTGTGCCCACCTAGGGAAGGATGTGGTCATTCAGAAGGGGAACGAAACATACATGGGTAACTTTAAAGGTAGAAATGTAGACGggtttggaaaaataatttcgcCGCAATTTGTCTACGTAGGGCACATACGaaatggggagaagtgggGCCATGGTAAAGGCACCTTCCTTTTTGGTCCCTCCGCTGGGGTTGCTCAATCGAGTGTAGTCACCTACAAGGGGGAGTGGAAAGGGAACAAGCGCAACGGCTATGGAGTTCTTTCCGTAAAGCAGCATGTGAATTGCCCCAGAGTGAAGACGTACGAAGGCTGGTGGAGGCAAAACGAGAGGCACTTCTACGGGGTGCAGCGCTACGCCAATGCCGTTTACTGTGGCTTCTGGGCGGGCAACAGAAGGAGCGGCTTCGGGAGGATGTGTTGGTTCGCGAAGGGGGtgagcggcaaaggggagcGCGGCAAAGGGGAGCGCGGCAAAGGGGAGCGCGGCAAAGGGGAGCGAGGCAAAGGGGAGCGAGGCAAAACCAATGAACCACGCAAGGGGATCACCTCGGGGAGggcttccccccaaaaaggcAACACACCCAAGAAGGTTATACAAAACGTATACGTGGGAGAATGGCAAAACGACGAAATGCACGGGTACGGAACTTACTTCTGGTTGGTAAGGCACGCAGATAGGAAGAAGACCCCCTTCCAAAATGAAGGCTACGATAAGTATGAAGGGTACTggcgaaagggggagagacACGGGTTTGGGGTTTTCCACCACAGAGGTGGAGATACGTATTTGGGCTCTTGGAAAGACAACAAGAAACACGGAGGAGGGTACCTTTTAAAGACAAATGGCACCCTTTGCAAGTGCAGCTACCTCCATGGGGAAGTCACATCTCAGGTGGAGCTCAACCAGACATACATAATGAATCACTTGTACACGAATTCCATCTGCACGGTTGTCAATTTGGGTCCTCTTCTCCAGGAGGATCCAAATTTAACCAACGGGGATATCAAAcagttttacaaaattgtgtatgACCATTTTGACTTACTAATAAAGGCGTATGAACTGTACaggcgaaaaggggggagcaacAAAAGAAGTATTACCCAGGAGGTGACTACGCCCCCCCTTGGGAGCTTCACTCTGAAGAACCTCTGGCACATGTTCTACGATGCCAACATCATCCACAGCAGCTTCCCCCTCAGCTCGCTAAACAGGTTGGCAAAAGATGACATGTCCGTGGGCGAAAACGACCATTTGGCgaatctccttttttgtgaaaatcaCCACTGGGTGGAAGAGGACACCCTCCTGGATGAGGAAGACATGGTGAAGAGCTTCTTCCAGAGCAGCCGCTTCCCAACGGGGGTGCACAGTCGGAAGGGGGCCAACCGGGGGAGCCGTAACCCAAATGGTAACAAAGCAACTCTTTGTGAGGGTACCAGATCGGCTGCAATTAGCAGCCATGTCGGGGGCCAAACTTGTGGGGCAGCCCATCCGGTGAGCACCCCACCGTACGAAGCACACCACACGACGAAGCATCCCTGCCTGCCACACGAAACGCACAACCCCATGGCGCACATCCTCCTCAACAAGGATCTCTTCCTCGTGAGGTGCTTTGCaaagttttataaaaaccaGTGGAAGAAGCAGCGATGTTATCATATGAAGAGAGCAAAacttttgttaaaaaaaatatccctcTTTCTACTTATAAATAAGAGCAAACATAACAACGGCTATTTGTTCTACGTCCTGTTTTGCCTCTTCCACTCTGCCTTCCCCTTGTGGTATGCATCAGCGCGCATGAGTGGGGCGTGGTTGGTTGGCCGcgcaggaggggaaaaaggaaaaggcaataGTGGCATCCACCGATATGGTGATACGTGTGGGGATGCCAGTCGGAGTGACCACCTCAACAAATACCTCGCCCTGCTAAACCTAAGCCGATATAACATTCACGATGAGAGGAGGAAAATCTCCTTCAACTCTTTCGTGTATACATTAGCACGCGTATCGTTGCACCTGCGCGATGTTAGAGGCGAGCACCAGACACGCGTCATGGTCAGCCTGCTTAACGCGCTGAAAGGGTGTGTGCGAGAGGGGGGCGGGCAGAAACGGCACCCCAAGAGGGGTACCATCAAGGGGGGGTTAAagaagggaaggaagaagcgaagtCGAGGCAACCAAGTGGGGTGGAAGCGGCCTCCCAACaagtgcgaaaaaaagggaggggtgGAGAAGGGGGCCGAAAATGGGAGAAAGGCCAGCGCTGAGAAGTGTGAAAATGACGTCTGTCCCAAAAAATGCACGCATTCGGCGCGTCGCCATGGATTAGGGCCCGGCCGAGCGGGCGAAGCGCGCCAGAGGGGAGGAAATTtccacgaaaaaaaaaataataaaaaagtgaagaaagtgaaaaaggtgaagaagaccGCAAATGCTGGAAACGCCGCAAACACCGCGAACGTCGAGacgaggggggaagccccgCCCAGCTGCGCCGTCTGCTGCCACCGCGGCGCACCGCCAACCAAaccgaaaggaaaaaaaaaaaaaaacggttcCCCCCAGAGCGGCAAAGAAGGCCTCACCGCGTTAGTGAACATCCTGGACAACTTCGTCTactacttcattttttacttcctgCTGTTCAACTCAACGGAAAAGCGTTTTTCACTCCTCAGCGCAAAATTGAATGTGTCCCTGCGGCTGGGGGATGtgctaaaatttttactGCAGTTGAAGCTAACAAGGAAGGATGAGACgactgggggggaagcaaggAGCATCAACTTGGGCCCGCACCATCACTACGATGACTACCGCCCAGTCGGCAGGGGGCGAACAAACATTAAGGCGAAAAAGTGGAAACCGCTGCACATCCTGAATAGCGCaaacgaaagggaagaaaaggaagggaCAACACTTCCTATGCGGCAGACGAATAATAACCACTCCACTGAGGAGGGACATACAAAGTCACCCGCAAAGAGGAATAGCTACATTGCACACACAGCTAGCCATTTACAGCGTATGcgcaagaagaaaaaaaaaaaaaaaaaaaaaaaatttcacctgaaccgttcaggcaaaaacgACAGTAGGAAGAAGAAagtcttaaaaaaattctcgcGCATGTTCTGCTTATCCTTCGTCCAAGTGTTAGCCATCTTTTCGAAAACGTTAAACACGCCAAACTTGCATTTAACAAATGAGTCTACCTTGCAGTTGTGTCTTTCCCGGCGAaacgaaagagaaaaaatcgaCAAGCATCGTTTGCAAAATAATGCGGTACGCTACATTGTCCTACTAAacgaggagaaaaaaaaaattctgaacagATTTGCCACATGCACAAAGCGGAAAAGTTGCTCAGAGGAGGTTCTCCCCAATCGGGAAAAGGGCGAAACAGGGGGAGAAAGACCCTGCCCTGTGCACACCAAGGGGTATAAGAACAAACTGGTGAACGAACTGAACGAACAGGTGAAGCAACTTGAAGTggaaaattttgaacaagTCGCAAAGgatcctcctcccccctgtgtgcaacttgaaaaggaaaaaaaaagaaacaagaggggggggagaaaagatGAAAAGAAAGGCCCAAAGGGGATCCATTCGGATGTGGAGCAATTCCCCCAGGTGATGTCGCATGAGGGGGGACACGCACATGTGCGCATAAAACGAAAGAGCCAAGTTAGAGTGGCGCTGCATCGGTTGAGGAAGCGGTTCGCTCACGCCCGGAAGAACTACATGAACGTCCTCGATTACTACAACATGTGCGTAACTCCCTACGAGTTgggtttgttttttttaagattcGTTCGAGTGGTACGGCGGAAAAGGGGGATCAACAGTTCGTACGGCGACGCGCtgttctttttcgttttccacGTCTTGCTCCGCAGGGCCTTCCGGCTGGCGCGGCGGGCGCGTGCGCACCCGTAG
- a CDS encoding ribose 5-phosphate epimerase, putative (encoded by transcript PVX_080515A), producing MDDLKRRVAYKAVDDYVQSNMTIGLGTGTTVFYVLERIEKLMRNGKITNVVCIPTSIDTEIKARNLGIPLTTLKKNSHIDIAIDGADEIDMDLNLVKGRGGALVREKLVAASASVFIIIVDESKLCTNGLGTTGAVPIEILAFGHEKIIQNLLKISSLENCQYKLREKNGEVYITDNKNYIVDFYFANPIEDLQDTCHKIKMTTGVVDHGIFVNMTSVALISKHDGTVLKLDKHAGS from the exons ATGGACGACCTGAAAAGGCGCGTG GCCTACAAAGCGGTCGACGACTACGTGCAGTCTAATATGACCATCGGGCTTGGCACCGGCACCACCGTGTTTTACGTGCTTGAGCGGATCGAGAAGTTAATGCGAAACGGGAAGATAACAAATGTGGTGTGCATCCCCACCAGCATCGACACGGAGATAAAG GCCCGAAATTTAGGCATCCCCCTGACGACGCTGAAGAAGAACTCCCACATTGACATTGCCATAGACGGAGCAGACGAAATTGACATGGACCTAAATTTGGTTAAAGGACGCGGCGGGGCCCTCGTGAGGGAGAAGTTGGTTGCCGCCAGTGCCTCCgtttttataatt aTTGTGGACGAATCCAAGCTGTGCACGAACGGCCTGGGCACAACAGGAGCGGTGCCGATTGAAATCCTCGCCTTTGGCCACGAGAAGATAATTCAGAATTTGCTCAAAATTTCCTCCCTTGAAAACTGCCAGTATAAGTTGCGGGAGAAGAACGGGGAGGTGTACATAACGGACAACAAAAACTACATCGTGGATTTTTACTTCGCCAACCCGATCGAGGATTTGCAGGACACCTGCCACAAGATAAAGATG aCCACGGGCGTTGTGGACCACGGCATTTTCGTAAACATGACGAGCGTGGCGCTGATAAGCAAGCACGACGGGACGGTGCTGAAGCTGGACAAGCACGCGGGCAGTTGA